Proteins encoded by one window of Lathyrus oleraceus cultivar Zhongwan6 chromosome 1, CAAS_Psat_ZW6_1.0, whole genome shotgun sequence:
- the LOC127092469 gene encoding secreted RxLR effector protein 161-like — MESCNPASTPMEPGTKLSKFDGGERVEAGKYRSLVGSLRYLTCTRPDISLSVGIVSRFMEEPVYTHWKALKRILRYIQGSVSLGMFYSNSEKYKLVGYSDTDWCGDIDDRKSTYGFVFFMGNTAFTWLSKKQPIVTLSTCEAEYVAASWCVCHAIWLRRLMSKMELEQKDATIIQVDNRSAIELAKNPVNHERSKHIDVRFHFIREHVKEGNVELKHVAKLIGFINKLMERFGRSRDSGQVNSIYNYVP; from the exons ATGGAAAGCTGTAATCCGGCTTCGACGCCAATGGAACCAGGAACAAAATTGTCGAAATTTGATGGAGGAGAACGTGTCGAAGCAGGCAAATATCGAAGTTTGGTAGGAAGTCTTCGCTACCTCACATGTACAAGACCAGATATCTCATTAAGTGTAGGCATTGTAAGTCGATTCATGGAGGAGCCAGTTTACACACATTGGAAAGCATTGAAGCGAATTCTGAGGTACATCCAAGGATCAGTGTCACTTGGGATGTTTTACTCGAATTCAGAGAAATACAAGTTGGTTGGTTACTCTGACACTGATTGGTGCGGAGACATAGATGATCGAAAAAGCACTTATGGATTTGTGTTTTTCATGGGAAATACTGCATTTACTTGGCTTTCTAAAAAGCAGCCAATAGTAACACTTTCGACATGTGAAGCAGAATATGTAGCAGCATCCTGGTGTGTTTGTCATGCAATATGGCTCAGAAGATTGATGAGTAAAATGGAACTAGAACAGAAAGATGCAACAATAATACAAGTTGACAACAGGTCAGCAATTGAGTTAGCAAAGAATCCAGTAAACCATGAAAGGAGCAAACACATTGACGTTCGCTTCCACTTCATTCGAGAACACGTGAAGGAAGGAAATGTCGAATTGAAGCATGTAGCAA AATTAATCGGTTTTATTAATAAGTTAATGGAGAGATTTGGAAGGTCAAGAGACAGTGGACAAGTTAATAGTATTTACAATTATGTTCCCTAG